In Curtobacterium sp. TC1, the following proteins share a genomic window:
- a CDS encoding LacI family DNA-binding transcriptional regulator: MNGSRGSQPTILDVAARAGVSKSAVSRVLSGTGRFSNETRERVERAATELGYVANAMARGLVSGRTNTIGMLVRDASSMVYTALHAVMERRASELGYRVVTTTGVGRVEDEKSALAALVSMRVDGLVVCSGLMPSADIAEFAPRIATVVAGRPELHPALSSVYCDEADGGAAIADAVADAGHSTVVVLTVPLDNAITQHARSSAMVERLRTRGTRVIDIDASFVRPPDDLAADLVDAMRESGVTAVMCPTDRLMLDVCEALARRGVRVPDDLSVTGFDGVYPLASDWIGFTTLEQPIERIGREAIDLVIGRIDDPARPVEHRSLRGTVIPGRTLLPR; encoded by the coding sequence GTGAACGGCAGCCGCGGTTCCCAGCCGACCATCCTCGACGTCGCCGCACGTGCGGGAGTCTCGAAGTCGGCGGTGAGCCGGGTCCTCTCGGGCACGGGGCGGTTCTCGAACGAGACCCGTGAGCGAGTGGAACGCGCCGCGACCGAGCTCGGGTACGTCGCCAACGCGATGGCCCGCGGGCTGGTCAGTGGCCGCACGAACACGATCGGGATGCTCGTCCGTGACGCCTCGTCGATGGTCTACACCGCCCTGCACGCCGTGATGGAGCGCCGCGCATCCGAGCTCGGTTACCGGGTCGTCACCACGACGGGCGTCGGCCGGGTCGAGGACGAGAAGTCCGCCCTCGCGGCCCTCGTCTCGATGCGCGTCGACGGACTGGTCGTGTGCAGCGGCCTCATGCCGTCCGCCGACATCGCCGAGTTCGCACCACGCATCGCCACCGTCGTCGCCGGTCGGCCCGAGCTGCACCCGGCGCTCTCGAGCGTCTACTGCGACGAAGCGGACGGTGGCGCGGCGATCGCCGACGCCGTCGCCGACGCCGGCCACAGCACGGTCGTGGTGCTCACCGTCCCGCTCGACAACGCGATCACCCAGCACGCGCGATCGTCGGCGATGGTCGAGCGGCTCCGGACTCGAGGCACGCGGGTGATCGACATCGATGCCAGTTTCGTGCGCCCGCCGGACGACCTCGCCGCCGACCTGGTCGACGCGATGCGCGAGTCGGGCGTCACCGCGGTGATGTGCCCGACCGATCGGCTCATGCTCGACGTGTGCGAGGCGCTCGCACGCCGCGGTGTCCGGGTCCCGGACGATCTGTCGGTCACCGGGTTCGACGGCGTGTACCCCCTCGCGAGCGACTGGATCGGGTTCACGACGCTCGAGCAGCCGATCGAGCGGATCGGCCGCGAGGCGATCGACCTCGTCATCGGCCGGATCGACGACCCCGCGCGACCCGTCGAGCACCGCTCACTGCGCGGCACCGTGATCCCCGGCCGCACGCTGCTCCCCCGCTGA
- a CDS encoding ATP-binding cassette domain-containing protein, with protein sequence MAIIEASGLTKTYKSKSGPVHALAGLDLSVPQGTVKALLGPNGSGKTTTVKVLTTLITPDSGTASIDGIDVIADPQATRRSIGVSGQYAAVDENLTGFENLEMIGRLYHLGRRTSRERARELIDVFDLSEAGDRPVKGFSGGMRRRIDLAGALVMNPRVLFLDEPTTGLDPRSRLALWGIIEGLVAEGATVLLTTQYLEEADRLADDIAVIDDGRVIAEGTADHLKAQVGGHRVVVTLVDETDGDAVTTVLRRYGVGDVEASGDGRTHAIAVEAGPAALQRVLADLGDAGIELHDAGMRRPTLDDVFLRLTGHAATEDEADEAAATKQKETAR encoded by the coding sequence ATGGCCATCATCGAAGCCTCCGGGCTGACCAAGACGTACAAGTCGAAGTCCGGGCCGGTGCACGCACTGGCCGGACTCGACCTGTCGGTGCCCCAGGGCACCGTGAAGGCACTGCTCGGGCCGAACGGGTCGGGCAAGACCACGACCGTGAAGGTCCTCACCACCCTCATCACGCCCGACTCCGGCACGGCGTCGATCGACGGCATCGACGTGATCGCCGACCCGCAGGCGACCCGGCGGTCGATCGGCGTGTCCGGGCAGTACGCCGCGGTCGACGAGAACCTGACCGGCTTCGAGAACCTCGAGATGATCGGGCGGCTCTACCACCTGGGCCGCAGAACGTCGCGGGAGCGCGCACGGGAGCTCATCGACGTGTTCGACCTCTCCGAAGCCGGGGACCGTCCGGTGAAGGGCTTCTCCGGCGGCATGCGGCGACGGATCGACCTCGCCGGTGCCCTCGTGATGAACCCGCGCGTGCTGTTCCTCGACGAGCCGACGACGGGACTCGACCCCCGCAGCCGGCTCGCGCTCTGGGGCATCATCGAGGGCCTGGTGGCCGAGGGCGCCACGGTCCTGCTCACCACGCAGTACCTCGAAGAAGCGGACCGGCTCGCCGACGACATCGCGGTGATCGACGACGGCCGGGTCATCGCCGAGGGCACCGCCGACCACCTCAAGGCGCAGGTCGGCGGGCACCGGGTCGTCGTGACCCTGGTGGACGAGACCGACGGCGACGCCGTGACGACCGTCCTGCGCCGCTACGGCGTCGGCGACGTCGAGGCGTCGGGCGACGGCCGCACCCACGCCATCGCGGTCGAGGCCGGGCCCGCCGCCCTGCAACGGGTGCTCGCCGACCTCGGCGACGCCGGTATCGAGCTCCACGACGCGGGAATGCGGCGACCGACCCTGGACGACGTGTTCCTGCGGCTCACCGGCCACGCCGCGACGGAGGACGAGGCCGACGAAGCCGCCGCCACCAAGCAGAAGGAGACGGCCCGATGA
- a CDS encoding ABC transporter permease: protein MIKRLTGNALVWATAIVLAVFILGPLVWLAARAFATTWTYPNLLPDGWTLQWWGTVFEDRSLAVAVQNSLVLAPLTVLIAAVVCLPAAWAISRIEFPGRRLVLVGLFATNAFPKMGLFVTMSAMFTALDLMNTVTGILIVHVLGCVVFMTWLPAAAFSAVPRSLEEAARDAGASRWRTFWRVTFPIAWPGILVAMVMSFLASFDEAQGTYLVGAPTYMTMPTAMYSLVLNSPRQVSAVFAIALSIPSVVLLLLARKHIMGGRLADGFQIR, encoded by the coding sequence GTGATCAAGCGTCTGACCGGCAACGCCCTCGTCTGGGCGACCGCGATCGTGTTGGCCGTCTTCATCCTCGGGCCGCTCGTCTGGCTGGCCGCTCGTGCCTTCGCCACGACGTGGACCTACCCGAACCTGCTGCCCGACGGCTGGACCCTGCAGTGGTGGGGCACCGTGTTCGAGGACCGCAGCCTCGCCGTCGCGGTGCAGAACTCGCTCGTCCTCGCCCCGCTGACCGTCCTCATCGCCGCGGTGGTGTGCCTGCCGGCCGCCTGGGCGATCAGCCGCATCGAGTTCCCGGGGCGGCGGCTCGTGCTCGTCGGGCTGTTCGCCACGAACGCGTTCCCGAAGATGGGCCTCTTCGTCACGATGTCGGCGATGTTCACCGCGCTGGACCTCATGAACACGGTGACGGGCATCCTGATCGTGCACGTCCTGGGGTGCGTCGTGTTCATGACGTGGCTGCCCGCCGCCGCGTTCTCGGCCGTCCCCCGGTCCCTCGAGGAAGCGGCCCGTGACGCGGGGGCGAGTCGCTGGCGCACGTTCTGGCGGGTCACGTTCCCGATCGCGTGGCCGGGGATCCTCGTCGCGATGGTGATGTCGTTCCTGGCGTCGTTCGACGAGGCGCAGGGCACGTACCTCGTCGGCGCTCCGACCTACATGACCATGCCGACGGCGATGTACTCGCTCGTCCTCAACTCCCCGCGGCAGGTCTCGGCGGTGTTCGCGATCGCGCTGAGCATCCCGTCCGTGGTCCTGCTGCTGCTCGCCCGGAAGCACATCATGGGCGGCCGCCTCGCGGACGGGTTCCAGATCCGATGA
- a CDS encoding ABC transporter permease — protein MTATTIAPGRQLPVVVTSPIAIWFEDGWTVTKRNLIKLKRSPDMLVFAVLQPIMFVLLFSQVYGGAIAVEGTDYTQFLMAGIFAQTVVFGATFSGSAMAQDLKEGLIDRFRTLPMSASAVLVGRTNSDLVLNSISMAIMMLTGLAVGWRVNSSPLEFLAGIALLLLFSYAFSWVMALLGMSVKTPEVINNASFMILFPLTFISNAFVPSDTLPLVLRVFAEWNPVSSLVQAARELFGNVGSAPVPDIWTMQHPIVTVLIGVAVMLVVFVPWAVNKYTRISAK, from the coding sequence ATGACCGCCACGACCATCGCGCCGGGTCGGCAACTGCCCGTCGTCGTCACCTCGCCGATCGCCATCTGGTTCGAGGACGGCTGGACCGTCACCAAACGGAACCTCATCAAGCTCAAGCGGTCGCCGGACATGCTCGTGTTCGCGGTGCTGCAGCCGATCATGTTCGTCCTGCTGTTCAGCCAGGTCTACGGCGGCGCGATCGCGGTCGAGGGCACCGACTACACGCAGTTCCTGATGGCCGGGATCTTCGCCCAGACCGTCGTGTTCGGGGCCACGTTCTCGGGTTCGGCGATGGCGCAGGACCTGAAGGAGGGCCTGATCGACCGGTTCCGCACGCTGCCGATGTCGGCGTCCGCGGTGCTCGTCGGCCGGACCAACTCCGACCTGGTGCTCAACTCGATCTCGATGGCGATCATGATGCTCACCGGGCTGGCCGTCGGATGGCGGGTGAACTCGTCGCCGCTCGAGTTCCTGGCCGGCATCGCCCTGCTGCTGCTGTTCAGCTACGCGTTCAGCTGGGTGATGGCGCTGCTCGGCATGAGCGTCAAGACGCCAGAGGTCATCAACAACGCCTCGTTCATGATCCTGTTCCCGCTGACGTTCATCTCGAACGCCTTCGTGCCGAGCGACACGCTGCCGCTGGTGCTGCGGGTGTTCGCGGAGTGGAACCCGGTGTCGTCGCTCGTGCAGGCGGCCCGCGAGCTGTTCGGCAACGTCGGGTCCGCGCCGGTGCCGGACATCTGGACGATGCAGCACCCGATCGTGACGGTGCTGATCGGGGTCGCGGTGATGCTCGTCGTGTTCGTACCGTGGGCGGTCAACAAGTACACGAGGATCAGCGCGAAGTAG
- a CDS encoding spermidine/putrescine ABC transporter substrate-binding protein — protein sequence MDGIDGRVRSAVDVWLRWLPRWQIGTARPRTRICRKCTGSPIASAAGFGPDVPHAVQHALIGRISTIVEDAVDDYTAKNLPLLQRELERAAARKRHAGYQPAEGLSPEFQGLDVDPEPSPGSPFLFTLGELAGTGAGEQTPREPLSDEAKAALRHEIELSDECARSTGTAVCLALIDHRPRIAEAVERLVEPQIEALVTDMFRGFDGPDEGPRSGLF from the coding sequence ATGGACGGCATCGACGGACGCGTGCGCAGCGCTGTCGACGTCTGGCTGCGCTGGCTGCCGCGCTGGCAGATCGGGACCGCCCGCCCGCGCACGCGCATCTGCCGGAAGTGCACCGGGTCCCCGATCGCGAGTGCCGCCGGCTTCGGCCCGGACGTGCCGCACGCCGTCCAGCACGCGCTGATCGGGCGGATCTCGACCATCGTCGAGGACGCCGTCGACGACTACACGGCCAAGAACCTGCCGCTGCTCCAGCGCGAACTCGAACGGGCCGCCGCACGGAAGCGGCACGCGGGGTACCAGCCGGCCGAGGGGCTGTCGCCCGAGTTCCAGGGCCTCGACGTCGATCCCGAGCCCTCGCCGGGTTCGCCGTTCCTCTTCACGCTCGGGGAGCTGGCGGGGACGGGCGCGGGGGAGCAGACACCGCGGGAGCCACTGTCCGACGAGGCCAAGGCGGCGCTCCGGCACGAGATCGAGTTGTCCGACGAGTGCGCCCGCTCGACCGGCACCGCGGTCTGCCTGGCGCTCATCGACCACCGGCCGCGCATCGCCGAGGCCGTCGAGCGCCTGGTGGAGCCGCAGATCGAGGCGCTCGTGACCGACATGTTCCGCGGGTTCGACGGTCCGGACGAGGGGCCGCGCTCGGGCTTGTTCTGA
- a CDS encoding inositol monophosphatase family protein translates to MSGAVPVTDRAVPAASAAASAPASAAPAAGDGSVPSDPTGRPGVRPPRLVAHRGAPRVRRENTLPAIAVAEALGAEVIEVDVRRTADDVAVLLHDETLGRMWGDARRVSDVAWCDVARLGNGLDRIPRLDAALERLDGCRSVLLVDLTDAEDALVAARTVAGSTASTSVAWCGAPAAMAAVRSVLPDADVWLAWESLDPPALADLAALTPSTLNLDIAFLTPRTIEVAHALGLRVAVWTVDEAEPALWAARLGVDSITTNDVGAIGAALSSAERDGWPERDREPTETEVASRAQALAHRIAHEVIAFTREHPVSEVRTKANPADLVTDVDRLVEQHVRSRVRMVFPTHGFTGEEYGDAPGDRHRWYLDPVDGTTNLANGVPWTSMSLCLTRGGRPLVGVVADPWRGEVLEARRGRGATLRDRPLRLDDTPRPLAGAVVGTELDGHRPWPGFGVFLDALADRSCTLRVQGSGTLTIAQVAAGRGIGGCVSAFNPVDHGAAVLLVHEAGGIVLTRSGPVEGFPPVGEPFLVAHPGAADELHAVWTAALAAGAAVHGAG, encoded by the coding sequence ATGAGCGGCGCCGTGCCGGTCACCGACCGCGCCGTCCCCGCCGCGTCGGCAGCAGCGTCTGCTCCTGCGTCCGCCGCGCCGGCCGCCGGTGACGGGTCGGTCCCGTCCGACCCGACCGGGAGGCCCGGCGTGCGTCCGCCACGGCTGGTCGCCCACCGCGGTGCGCCGCGCGTCCGGCGGGAGAACACCCTGCCCGCCATCGCGGTCGCCGAGGCGCTCGGCGCGGAGGTCATCGAGGTGGACGTCCGTCGCACGGCCGACGACGTCGCCGTCCTGCTGCACGACGAGACCCTCGGGCGGATGTGGGGCGACGCCCGACGGGTGTCCGACGTCGCCTGGTGCGACGTCGCCCGGCTCGGCAACGGGCTCGACCGGATCCCGCGGCTGGACGCCGCGCTGGAACGGCTCGACGGCTGCCGCTCGGTCCTGCTGGTCGACCTGACCGACGCCGAGGACGCCCTGGTCGCCGCCCGGACCGTCGCGGGTTCCACCGCGTCCACCAGCGTGGCGTGGTGCGGTGCGCCGGCCGCCATGGCCGCGGTCCGCTCGGTGCTGCCCGACGCCGACGTGTGGCTCGCGTGGGAGTCGCTGGACCCGCCCGCCCTGGCCGACCTCGCGGCCCTGACCCCGTCGACCCTGAACCTCGACATCGCGTTCCTCACGCCGCGGACGATCGAGGTCGCGCACGCCCTCGGGCTGCGGGTCGCCGTCTGGACCGTCGACGAGGCCGAACCGGCGCTGTGGGCGGCACGGCTCGGCGTCGACTCGATCACCACGAACGACGTCGGCGCGATCGGCGCGGCGCTGTCCTCGGCGGAGCGGGACGGCTGGCCGGAGCGGGACCGTGAGCCGACCGAGACCGAGGTCGCCTCGCGCGCCCAGGCCCTGGCGCACCGCATCGCGCACGAGGTCATCGCGTTCACCCGCGAACACCCCGTCAGCGAGGTGCGGACCAAGGCGAACCCGGCCGACCTCGTCACCGACGTGGACCGCCTGGTCGAGCAGCACGTCCGCTCCCGCGTGCGGATGGTGTTCCCGACGCACGGGTTCACCGGCGAGGAGTACGGCGACGCGCCCGGTGACCGGCACCGCTGGTACCTGGACCCCGTCGACGGCACCACGAACCTGGCGAACGGGGTGCCGTGGACGTCGATGTCGCTCTGCCTGACCCGCGGTGGGCGCCCGCTCGTCGGGGTCGTGGCCGATCCGTGGCGGGGCGAGGTCCTCGAGGCGCGGCGCGGGCGCGGTGCGACCCTGCGTGACCGGCCGCTGCGGCTGGACGACACCCCACGCCCGCTCGCCGGGGCGGTCGTCGGCACCGAACTCGACGGGCACCGGCCGTGGCCCGGGTTCGGGGTGTTCCTCGACGCCCTGGCCGACCGGTCGTGCACGCTGCGGGTGCAGGGCTCCGGCACGTTGACCATCGCGCAGGTCGCGGCCGGCCGGGGGATCGGCGGGTGCGTGTCGGCGTTCAACCCGGTCGACCACGGGGCCGCCGTGCTGCTCGTGCACGAGGCCGGCGGGATCGTGCTGACGCGCTCCGGCCCGGTCGAGGGCTTCCCGCCCGTGGGCGAGCCGTTCCTGGTGGCGCACCCCGGAGCGGCGGACGAGCTGCACGCGGTGTGGACGGCGGCGCTCGCCGCGGGCGCGGCGGTGCACGGCGCGGGGTGA
- a CDS encoding DUF3054 domain-containing protein: MNTRTWGWLAAVIDVVLIVVFALIGRSSHGEANTALALWTTAYPFLAGWAIGYVTSGAWARPLRFWPTGVVVWVLTVFVGLAIRVATGQGDVDGNPLPISFVIVATIVLGVFLLGWRAIVRGVLRFTSRSRQDAAATDA, from the coding sequence GTGAACACACGCACCTGGGGTTGGCTCGCAGCGGTCATCGACGTCGTGCTCATCGTCGTCTTCGCACTCATCGGGCGTTCGTCGCACGGTGAAGCCAACACGGCGCTTGCACTCTGGACCACCGCGTACCCGTTCCTGGCGGGCTGGGCGATCGGGTACGTGACGAGCGGAGCCTGGGCCCGCCCGCTGCGCTTCTGGCCGACCGGCGTCGTGGTCTGGGTCCTCACGGTCTTCGTCGGTCTGGCGATCCGTGTCGCCACCGGCCAGGGCGACGTCGACGGCAACCCGCTGCCGATCTCGTTCGTCATCGTCGCCACGATCGTGCTCGGGGTGTTCCTGCTCGGTTGGCGGGCGATCGTCCGCGGTGTGCTCCGGTTCACCTCGCGGTCGCGGCAGGATGCTGCGGCGACCGACGCGTGA
- a CDS encoding ABC transporter permease, translating into MTQTVQDGPATGREARGDSATGLPPAPPSAHGTAQPASDRTTQERLARRQRWQGLALVAAPVLVVVLFVGVPVVNAALFSLGFTGGLNQALADIGGDTVHGFSFAVYGTLLGNATFLRDLVATLGVTALSTCLTVALAVAVAVVLRLRGGILGKSLSVLAVVPLFVPVVIASWSVLTFTDAQGFLRSLGAQFGLDVPVWGYTLVAVVFGSVWTSLPFAVLMIAGALQGTPDALVEAAKDAGASTWRVVWQVLLPMAATPLVIATTFTVIGVLGSFTVPYFTGPNAPTMLGVDISKYFQAYNRPQQSTAMAFIVFAFAAAASISYLRSTVRSNAGELDKKQQEQQ; encoded by the coding sequence GTGACCCAGACCGTCCAGGACGGCCCGGCGACCGGCCGGGAGGCCCGTGGCGACTCCGCCACGGGCCTCCCGCCCGCTCCGCCCTCCGCCCACGGCACGGCGCAGCCCGCCAGCGACCGCACGACACAGGAGCGCCTGGCCCGCCGCCAGCGCTGGCAGGGCCTCGCGCTCGTCGCGGCGCCCGTGCTGGTCGTGGTCCTGTTCGTCGGCGTCCCGGTGGTGAACGCCGCCCTCTTCAGCCTCGGGTTCACCGGCGGCCTGAACCAGGCGCTCGCCGACATCGGCGGCGACACCGTTCACGGGTTCTCGTTCGCGGTGTACGGCACACTGCTCGGCAACGCCACGTTCCTGCGCGACCTGGTCGCGACGCTCGGTGTCACCGCGCTGTCCACCTGCCTGACCGTGGCGCTCGCCGTGGCGGTGGCCGTGGTCCTCCGGCTCCGCGGTGGGATCCTCGGCAAGAGCCTCAGCGTCCTCGCGGTGGTCCCGCTCTTCGTGCCGGTGGTCATCGCGAGCTGGTCGGTCCTGACGTTCACCGATGCGCAGGGGTTCCTCCGGAGCCTCGGTGCCCAGTTCGGCCTGGATGTCCCGGTGTGGGGGTACACCCTCGTCGCCGTGGTGTTCGGCAGCGTCTGGACCAGCCTGCCGTTCGCGGTGCTGATGATCGCCGGGGCGCTGCAGGGCACCCCGGACGCCCTGGTCGAGGCCGCGAAGGACGCCGGCGCGAGCACCTGGCGGGTGGTCTGGCAGGTGCTCCTGCCGATGGCGGCCACCCCACTCGTCATCGCGACGACGTTCACCGTGATCGGGGTCCTCGGGTCGTTCACGGTGCCGTACTTCACCGGTCCGAACGCGCCGACGATGCTCGGCGTCGACATCTCGAAGTACTTCCAGGCCTACAACCGTCCGCAGCAGTCGACGGCGATGGCGTTCATCGTGTTCGCCTTCGCGGCGGCCGCGAGCATCTCCTACCTCCGCTCGACGGTCCGCTCGAACGCGGGCGAGCTCGACAAGAAGCAGCAGGAGCAGCAGTGA
- a CDS encoding ABC transporter ATP-binding protein, whose protein sequence is MTDQALVAERAPGLPVDGSTTDRSRTGGLTVRGLRKTLGGRDVVAGIDLDVAKGELVSLLGPSGCGKTTTLRLVAGFLPADGGVVSMGDRDVTSAGPERRPSAMVFQNYALWPHMTVTQNVAFPLRTRRVPKRQAADRVRDALELVGLSHHAGSKPTAISGGEQQRVALARAIVQEPDVLLLDEPLSNLDAKLRVSVRDEIRRIQQRLGITTVIVTHDQDEALSISDRIAVMHDGRIEQIATPTELYARPATGFVASFIGSTSVVSGRFLAGTSVSPTAADTVLIRPEQVVLTDDAPIRATVARVVMRGHFAEVVLTTDGAELRAFVTGAPPAVGTETGVRLGAVLVYRDGALLEGTR, encoded by the coding sequence ATGACGGACCAGGCGCTCGTCGCGGAACGCGCACCGGGCCTCCCGGTCGACGGCAGCACGACCGACCGCAGCCGCACCGGCGGACTCACCGTCCGCGGGCTGCGCAAGACACTCGGCGGACGCGACGTGGTCGCGGGCATCGACCTCGACGTCGCGAAGGGCGAGCTCGTCTCGCTGCTCGGACCGTCCGGGTGCGGCAAGACGACGACGCTCCGCTTGGTCGCCGGGTTCCTGCCCGCCGACGGCGGCGTCGTGTCGATGGGGGACCGCGACGTCACGTCTGCCGGCCCCGAGCGCCGACCGAGCGCGATGGTGTTCCAGAACTACGCGCTGTGGCCGCACATGACGGTGACGCAGAACGTCGCGTTCCCGCTGCGGACCCGACGGGTCCCGAAGCGGCAGGCGGCGGATCGGGTGCGGGACGCACTCGAACTCGTCGGCCTGAGCCACCACGCCGGCTCGAAGCCGACCGCGATCTCGGGCGGTGAGCAGCAGCGCGTCGCCCTCGCCCGCGCGATCGTGCAGGAGCCCGACGTCCTGCTCCTCGACGAGCCGCTGTCCAACCTCGACGCCAAGCTCCGCGTGAGCGTCCGCGACGAGATCCGCCGCATCCAGCAGCGCCTCGGCATCACGACCGTGATCGTCACGCACGACCAGGACGAAGCGCTCAGCATCTCCGACCGGATCGCCGTCATGCACGACGGACGCATCGAGCAGATCGCAACGCCGACCGAGTTGTACGCCCGCCCCGCCACCGGGTTCGTCGCGTCGTTCATCGGGTCGACGAGCGTCGTCTCCGGCCGGTTCCTCGCCGGTACGTCCGTCAGCCCGACTGCGGCCGACACCGTGCTGATCCGCCCCGAGCAGGTCGTCCTGACCGACGACGCACCGATCCGCGCCACCGTCGCCCGTGTCGTCATGCGCGGCCACTTCGCCGAGGTCGTGCTCACCACCGACGGTGCCGAGCTCCGCGCCTTCGTCACCGGAGCGCCCCCGGCGGTCGGCACGGAGACCGGGGTCCGGCTCGGTGCGGTGCTCGTCTACCGCGACGGTGCACTGCTCGAGGGCACCCGATGA
- a CDS encoding extracellular solute-binding protein: MKTRVLAGLAIAAAATVALSGCVQSANASNAADTSGGTTNLTVFISGDTNVQDLWDKSLIPAFEKVHPKIHVSTSIDLHGEHDAQTQANLATAVKAGKSVAYDLVDAGFVSTAGKAGLLSTVSDSTIPNLEDVPEATKQQGGDSAIPYRASSVLLAYDSKKVTDPPKTLDDLLAWIKANPGQFAYNSPSSGGSGGSFVATVLAKYLTPAEQETMQTTYDKSLESKWDKGFAALRDLGPSTYQKGVYPNGNDQVVQLLGSGQIAMAPVWSDQFITSQKTGVIPKTVKAIQITDPSFTGSASFLGIPKTEPKAKKAAAEQLADFVLSAKGQQLVASAVSGYPVIPLDSLPKSVAEQFADANPSQLRLGFQSDFAADMNAAWDAKVPQ, from the coding sequence GTGAAGACCCGAGTCCTCGCCGGCCTCGCCATCGCAGCGGCCGCGACCGTCGCGCTGTCCGGCTGCGTCCAGAGCGCCAACGCCTCGAACGCCGCAGACACGAGCGGCGGCACCACGAACCTCACGGTGTTCATCAGCGGCGACACCAACGTCCAGGACCTCTGGGACAAGTCGCTCATCCCCGCCTTCGAGAAGGTGCACCCGAAGATCCACGTCAGCACGAGCATCGACCTGCACGGCGAGCACGACGCGCAGACCCAGGCCAACCTCGCCACCGCAGTCAAGGCCGGCAAGTCCGTCGCGTACGACCTCGTCGACGCCGGCTTCGTCAGCACCGCGGGCAAGGCCGGGCTGCTCAGCACGGTCAGCGACAGCACGATCCCGAACCTGGAGGACGTCCCCGAGGCCACGAAGCAGCAGGGTGGCGACAGCGCGATCCCGTACCGCGCCTCGAGCGTCCTGCTCGCCTACGACTCGAAGAAGGTGACGGACCCGCCGAAGACCCTCGACGACCTGCTCGCCTGGATCAAAGCGAACCCGGGTCAGTTCGCCTACAACTCCCCGTCGTCCGGCGGCTCGGGTGGCTCGTTCGTCGCCACGGTGCTCGCGAAGTACCTCACGCCCGCCGAGCAGGAGACGATGCAGACGACGTACGACAAGTCGCTCGAGTCGAAGTGGGACAAGGGCTTCGCCGCGCTCAGGGACCTCGGCCCCTCGACGTACCAGAAGGGCGTCTACCCGAACGGCAACGACCAGGTCGTGCAGCTGCTCGGCAGTGGCCAGATCGCGATGGCACCGGTCTGGAGTGACCAGTTCATCACCTCGCAGAAGACCGGCGTGATCCCGAAGACCGTCAAGGCGATCCAGATCACCGACCCGTCGTTCACCGGCAGCGCGAGCTTCCTCGGCATCCCGAAGACCGAGCCGAAGGCCAAGAAGGCGGCTGCCGAGCAGCTCGCCGACTTCGTCCTGAGCGCGAAGGGGCAGCAGCTCGTCGCGAGCGCCGTCTCCGGCTACCCGGTCATCCCGCTCGACAGCCTGCCGAAGTCGGTCGCCGAGCAGTTCGCCGACGCGAACCCGTCGCAGCTCCGCCTCGGGTTCCAGAGTGACTTCGCCGCCGACATGAACGCGGCGTGGGACGCGAAGGTCCCGCAGTGA